The following proteins are co-located in the Fructilactobacillus carniphilus genome:
- a CDS encoding acyltransferase, whose translation MKKRIIYIDLINIVAIFSVLMLHSSQYISKNGMVQKNGIIQDIFIPAVYLFFINSGATLLNYRTKYSTKTFLIKRIKRVGIPLIVWSIIYYLYDIKFTAFPGPIPHPNPGIKDFIYSFLNNNINNIFWFFYAIILLYLLTPVLAVLAEKNKTLLLYLVGLNFIANYVYLDFVHALNLPIVGGTSGLQLNPIASEFVGFFIMGYLLKINYFSNKAQKIMIGVGMIALVISLLTTAFKINNGPIGGILLFWYAIALYLIIKKTSEKTDFFNKHEKWFAGAASVSLGIYILHPIFFKVFEDFFKPQPNSFIFVWIMPIVTYLIVGLIIFVIRKTPIIKDILP comes from the coding sequence ATGAAAAAAAGAATTATTTATATCGATTTAATTAACATTGTGGCAATTTTTTCGGTACTAATGCTTCACTCCTCTCAGTACATTAGTAAAAATGGCATGGTACAAAAAAATGGCATTATCCAGGACATCTTTATTCCCGCCGTTTATCTCTTTTTTATTAACTCGGGAGCGACCCTTTTGAATTATCGAACTAAATACTCCACGAAAACCTTTTTAATCAAAAGAATTAAACGAGTTGGAATTCCGTTAATTGTTTGGAGTATTATTTACTACCTATACGACATTAAATTTACAGCATTTCCAGGTCCGATTCCTCATCCTAATCCTGGGATTAAAGACTTTATTTACAGTTTTTTGAACAATAACATTAACAACATATTTTGGTTCTTCTACGCCATTATCCTACTGTATTTACTAACCCCAGTACTAGCGGTCTTAGCTGAAAAAAATAAGACTCTACTCCTATACCTAGTCGGATTAAATTTCATTGCTAATTACGTCTATTTAGACTTTGTCCATGCACTTAACCTTCCAATTGTCGGTGGTACATCCGGTTTACAACTAAACCCGATTGCTTCTGAATTCGTAGGGTTTTTCATCATGGGTTATCTACTTAAAATCAATTACTTTTCAAATAAAGCTCAAAAAATAATGATTGGTGTTGGAATGATTGCGCTAGTAATTTCTCTACTGACGACAGCATTCAAAATAAATAATGGTCCCATTGGGGGAATTTTGCTATTCTGGTACGCAATTGCACTCTACTTGATCATTAAAAAAACCAGTGAAAAAACCGACTTTTTCAATAAGCACGAAAAGTGGTTCGCAGGAGCTGCTTCAGTTAGCTTAGGAATTTATATTCTTCACCCAATTTTCTTTAAAGTTTTTGAAGATTTCTTCAAGCCGCAACCAAATAGCTTTATTTTTGTTTGGATCATGCCAATTGTTACCTACTTGATTGTAGGTCTAATCATATTTGTAATTAGAAAAACACCAATAATTAAGGATATTCTTCCTTAA
- a CDS encoding glycosyltransferase family A protein: MEKYLYECLESVEKQSYQNIRPIIVNDYSTDDSLKIMRNNQQEPRFKFMFLNN, translated from the coding sequence ATCGAAAAATATTTATATGAATGTTTAGAATCAGTTGAAAAACAGAGTTATCAGAACATTCGTCCGATTATTGTTAATGATTACTCCACTGATGATTCTTTAAAAATTATGAGAAATAATCAGCAAGAACCCAGGTTTAAATTTATGTTTTTAAATAATTAA
- a CDS encoding sugar transferase, with protein MVKEKVHEKIWLDPSKVQNRPIYFSVKRIMDIFLSCLGLILISPLLLVICLFVKFDGSHGKIFYIQERVGKNGKHFKMFKFRSMIPNADQKLAELKAQNEVHGAMFKMKDDPRVTKIGKFIRKYSLDELPQLFNVISGSMSLVGPRPPIPSEVAEYTKYDMQRLLVVPGCTGLWQTTARNSADFGEMVNLDLEYIQKSSLLFDLKLMFDTVKIMIRPNAAY; from the coding sequence TTGGTAAAGGAAAAAGTTCATGAAAAAATCTGGCTGGATCCTTCAAAAGTACAAAATCGACCAATTTATTTTTCCGTTAAAAGAATAATGGATATTTTTTTAAGCTGTCTAGGTTTAATTTTAATCAGTCCATTGTTATTGGTTATTTGTCTGTTTGTTAAGTTTGATGGTTCCCATGGGAAAATATTTTATATTCAAGAACGAGTTGGAAAAAATGGAAAACATTTTAAAATGTTTAAGTTTCGTTCAATGATTCCAAATGCTGATCAAAAATTAGCCGAATTGAAAGCTCAAAATGAAGTTCACGGGGCTATGTTTAAAATGAAAGATGACCCTCGAGTGACTAAAATTGGTAAATTTATTCGCAAATACAGTCTGGATGAATTGCCACAGTTATTTAATGTTATTAGTGGAAGCATGTCTTTAGTTGGTCCCCGTCCTCCAATTCCGAGTGAAGTGGCAGAATACACTAAATATGACATGCAAAGATTGCTGGTAGTTCCTGGATGTACTGGGTTATGGCAAACAACCGCTCGCAATAGTGCTGACTTTGGTGAAATGGTTAATCTTGATTTAGAATACATTCAAAAAAGTTCACTATTATTTGATTTAAAGTTAATGTTTGATACTGTAAAAATTATGATAAGGCCAAACGCTGCATATTAA
- a CDS encoding polysaccharide biosynthesis C-terminal domain-containing protein: MKVIKNYLYNAFYQIFVLLVPLVTSPYLARVLGPKGVGINDFTNAVIQFFIIFGSVGVALYGNRQVAYVRNNREKLTNTFYEILFMRIITIGIAYIAFFIFLSLVHRFQIYYLAQSFSLLAAAFDVSWFFQGVENFAVTVLRNLIVKIITLISIFTLVKSYDDLAIYILILSLSGLIGNLTLFPSLRRYIGLPNWKKFHLWHHFYPSLVLFIPEIATQIYLYVNKYMLGMMTNVTQAGFFGQSDKIIKMSLAVVTATGMVMLPHVANAFQRGEMEKVRGYLYTTFEFVTALSVPLTFGIAAVANTFVPLFFTPKFMPVIPLMMLESVVIILIAWSNAIGVQYLVPTGQNKAYNYSVIVGAVVNIVANVPLILLIGTVGATLATILSEICVTAYQIYAIRNQVSLVKLFEGYFKYFLAGLVMFIVVFAIDLKSPDKWSILFLEIIIGVICYALMLLILRPHLIKEIILKAKTKLGN, encoded by the coding sequence ATGAAGGTAATTAAAAATTACCTATACAATGCTTTTTATCAAATATTTGTGTTACTGGTTCCATTGGTAACTTCTCCCTATTTAGCCCGAGTTTTAGGTCCTAAAGGGGTGGGAATTAATGATTTTACCAATGCCGTTATTCAGTTCTTTATCATTTTTGGTAGCGTAGGCGTAGCACTGTATGGGAATCGACAAGTTGCATATGTTCGAAATAATCGTGAGAAATTAACCAACACTTTTTATGAAATCCTTTTCATGCGTATTATTACAATTGGAATTGCGTATATTGCGTTCTTTATCTTTCTTTCCCTTGTTCATCGGTTTCAAATTTATTATTTAGCGCAGTCATTTTCCTTATTAGCGGCAGCATTTGATGTTTCTTGGTTTTTCCAGGGAGTGGAAAATTTTGCGGTCACAGTATTAAGAAACCTGATTGTTAAAATAATTACGTTAATTAGTATTTTTACTCTGGTTAAATCTTATGATGATTTGGCAATCTATATCTTAATTTTGTCGCTTTCTGGACTAATCGGGAACCTAACTTTGTTCCCGAGTTTACGCAGGTACATTGGATTACCTAATTGGAAGAAATTCCATTTGTGGCATCATTTTTATCCTTCATTGGTGCTCTTTATTCCGGAGATTGCTACTCAAATCTATTTATATGTTAATAAATATATGCTTGGGATGATGACTAACGTTACTCAAGCTGGATTTTTTGGGCAATCTGATAAAATAATTAAAATGTCATTAGCAGTTGTGACAGCAACTGGAATGGTTATGCTTCCTCATGTTGCAAATGCCTTTCAACGTGGTGAAATGGAAAAAGTACGAGGTTATTTGTATACGACTTTTGAGTTTGTTACGGCCTTATCTGTTCCTCTAACATTTGGAATCGCAGCAGTTGCCAATACATTCGTGCCATTGTTTTTTACACCCAAATTTATGCCAGTAATTCCGTTAATGATGTTAGAATCGGTGGTCATTATTTTGATTGCATGGAGTAATGCCATTGGAGTTCAGTATCTAGTTCCAACTGGACAAAATAAAGCATATAACTATTCTGTAATTGTTGGAGCTGTCGTCAACATTGTGGCTAACGTTCCTTTAATTTTATTGATTGGAACAGTGGGAGCGACGCTAGCAACGATTTTATCCGAAATTTGTGTTACTGCTTATCAAATTTATGCAATTCGTAATCAAGTGAGCCTAGTAAAATTATTTGAAGGATACTTTAAATATTTCCTTGCCGGATTGGTAATGTTTATCGTGGTTTTTGCAATTGATTTAAAATCTCCGGATAAATGGTCAATTCTTTTCTTGGAAATCATTATTGGAGTGATTTGTTACGCACTTATGCTTTTAATTTTAAGACCACACTTAATTAAAGAAATAATTTTAAAAGCTAAGACTAAACTTGGCAATTAA
- the glf gene encoding UDP-galactopyranose mutase: MTDYLVVGSGLFGATFAYEAAKRGNHVQVIEKRDHIAGNIYTKEVEGIQVHQYGAHIFHTKMKDIWEYVQQFAEFNNYINSPIANYNGEIYNLPFNMNTFSKLWGVRTPAEAQAKIEEQKRNANVPEKPTNLEEQALSLVGTDIYEKLIKGYTEKQWGRKAVDLPSFIIRRIPVRFIYDNNYFSDPYQGIPKGGYTQIIEKMLADDLIDVKLNTDFFAHKEEYLNSGKRIIFTGMIDQFFDYALGELEYRSLRFETEIKDVDNYQGNAVVNYTDAEIPYTRVIEHKHFEFGKGNKGKTVVTHEYPKDWHRGDEPYYPVDNKQNRSLYKQYTDLVAEKADNVVFGGRLGQYRYYNMDQTIMSALRLVKTEFGE, translated from the coding sequence ATGACTGATTATCTAGTAGTTGGCTCAGGACTATTTGGAGCTACTTTTGCCTACGAAGCAGCTAAACGCGGGAATCATGTTCAAGTAATTGAAAAACGTGATCACATTGCCGGAAATATCTATACAAAAGAAGTAGAAGGGATTCAGGTTCACCAGTATGGAGCCCACATTTTTCATACGAAAATGAAAGATATTTGGGAATATGTACAACAATTTGCTGAATTTAATAATTACATTAATAGTCCAATTGCAAATTATAATGGTGAAATTTATAACTTGCCGTTTAATATGAATACTTTTAGCAAACTTTGGGGTGTTCGGACTCCCGCTGAAGCGCAAGCTAAAATTGAAGAGCAAAAACGGAATGCTAACGTCCCAGAGAAACCAACTAATTTAGAAGAACAAGCTCTTTCGTTAGTTGGAACTGATATCTATGAAAAACTAATTAAGGGATATACGGAAAAACAATGGGGAAGAAAGGCAGTTGATCTACCATCGTTTATTATTCGGCGTATTCCAGTTCGTTTTATCTATGACAATAATTACTTTAGTGATCCATACCAGGGAATTCCCAAGGGTGGGTATACCCAAATTATTGAAAAAATGTTAGCTGATGATTTGATTGACGTAAAATTGAACACGGATTTTTTTGCTCACAAAGAAGAGTACCTAAATTCTGGGAAACGCATTATTTTTACTGGGATGATTGATCAATTCTTTGACTATGCTTTAGGTGAGTTGGAATATCGGAGTCTTCGTTTTGAAACAGAGATAAAGGATGTTGACAATTATCAAGGGAACGCGGTGGTCAACTATACCGATGCAGAGATCCCATATACGCGTGTTATTGAACACAAACACTTTGAATTTGGAAAGGGTAACAAGGGGAAGACCGTGGTTACCCACGAATATCCTAAGGACTGGCATCGTGGTGATGAACCATACTATCCAGTTGATAATAAACAAAACCGTTCATTGTATAAACAATATACCGATTTAGTTGCTGAAAAAGCAGATAATGTTGTCTTTGGTGGTCGTTTAGGTCAGTATCGGTACTACAACATGGATCAAACCATTATGTCGGCCCTACGTTTAGTTAAAACAGAATTCGGTGAGTAG
- a CDS encoding glycosyltransferase, with the protein MTDKKDDITFVGSVTGRGGIETVLTHVLKSKIINSNFNLSFFLFRKVRYQEFFAGLKDIKTYKTNLTNNYSCLIRLLIFLISYQGDALVFMGPKEILVARWVKKIFRKKYKIISWMHNSNVDAALNFNLLPNADFHLAISNEIKHEIEDTGVSSDKIKVIYNPIEPKTKTITPNIDKTTFIYVSRIILDGQKNLRGLLEVLKNLNGNWELDVYGSGRDLAAVKAIVNSNSNLKEKIHLKGWSQNPWDEIEHANALLLNSNFEGFGMVLAEAMSYGIPCISSDCKAGPNDIIRNNENGFLYPVGDYTLLANDLTLFCENKVNFVPQKVKESINFLYDKNYDARFVNSLKYFLSF; encoded by the coding sequence ATGACCGATAAGAAGGATGATATAACTTTTGTTGGATCTGTCACCGGTAGAGGCGGAATTGAAACGGTTTTGACGCACGTTTTGAAAAGTAAAATTATCAATTCTAATTTTAATTTATCTTTTTTTCTATTTAGAAAAGTTAGATATCAAGAATTCTTTGCTGGTCTTAAAGATATAAAGACATATAAAACTAATTTAACTAATAATTATTCGTGTTTGATTAGATTGTTAATATTTTTAATTAGTTATCAGGGAGATGCCTTAGTTTTTATGGGGCCTAAAGAAATTTTAGTGGCTCGCTGGGTAAAAAAAATTTTCCGAAAAAAATATAAAATTATTTCGTGGATGCATAATTCTAATGTTGATGCTGCATTAAATTTTAATCTATTGCCCAATGCTGATTTTCATTTAGCTATTTCAAATGAAATAAAACATGAGATCGAAGATACTGGAGTATCATCCGATAAAATTAAAGTTATTTATAATCCAATTGAACCCAAGACAAAAACGATTACTCCTAATATAGATAAAACAACTTTTATTTACGTCAGTAGGATAATTTTGGACGGTCAAAAAAATCTGCGAGGGTTGTTAGAAGTATTAAAAAATTTGAATGGTAATTGGGAATTAGATGTCTATGGCAGTGGGCGAGACCTTGCTGCAGTGAAAGCTATTGTTAATTCCAACTCCAATTTAAAAGAAAAAATTCATTTAAAAGGTTGGAGTCAAAATCCTTGGGATGAGATTGAACATGCTAACGCCTTATTATTGAATTCTAACTTTGAAGGTTTTGGAATGGTTTTAGCTGAAGCGATGAGTTATGGAATTCCTTGCATTTCCTCTGACTGTAAGGCTGGACCAAATGATATAATAAGAAATAATGAGAATGGTTTCTTGTATCCAGTTGGAGATTATACTTTGCTAGCAAATGATTTAACTCTATTTTGTGAAAATAAAGTTAATTTTGTTCCTCAAAAAGTAAAAGAATCCATTAATTTTTTATACGACAAAAATTATGACGCTCGGTTTGTTAACTCACTAAAGTATTTTTTGAGTTTTTAG
- a CDS encoding glycosyltransferase family 2 protein encodes MTKDTDVAGVLVTFNRLELLKGSIRSLLEQTVAVKNLFIINNASSDGTKEYLDNLKNEYPQIKIKNLDKNIGGAGGFNEGIKFAAQNGNYDFYWVMDDDTYPKKDALEQLLNADEKLINQKENVGFLSSNVIFTDGNPVKMNIPVVSPEWNKDISENLVGLSSASFVSMLINNDAVEKLGLPISEFFIWGDDVEYSERISSHYSCYFVGHSEVVHKMKANAGVNLLTENKNRIGRHFYDTRNRFYMAKQRGLKTTIKYFLNRVFMIFEILFSRSSDKFKKNGVLIHGLWSGIWFSPKIEYLDKKLDKGVENDR; translated from the coding sequence ATGACTAAAGATACTGATGTTGCTGGGGTTTTAGTGACGTTTAACCGATTAGAATTACTAAAGGGATCAATTAGATCTTTATTAGAGCAGACTGTTGCAGTTAAAAACTTGTTTATTATTAATAATGCTAGTTCAGATGGAACCAAAGAATATTTAGATAATTTAAAGAATGAATATCCACAAATTAAGATAAAAAATTTGGATAAAAATATTGGTGGAGCCGGCGGTTTTAATGAGGGAATCAAATTTGCTGCTCAAAATGGTAACTATGATTTTTATTGGGTAATGGACGATGACACATATCCTAAAAAAGACGCGCTTGAACAATTGTTAAACGCTGATGAGAAACTCATTAATCAAAAGGAGAACGTTGGCTTTTTGTCTAGTAATGTGATTTTTACGGACGGAAATCCCGTTAAAATGAATATTCCAGTGGTTAGTCCAGAATGGAATAAAGATATTTCTGAAAATCTAGTAGGGCTTTCTTCAGCGTCTTTTGTTTCTATGCTAATTAATAATGATGCAGTAGAAAAATTAGGGTTACCGATTAGTGAGTTCTTTATTTGGGGCGATGATGTTGAATATTCTGAAAGGATTTCATCACATTATTCTTGCTACTTTGTTGGTCATAGTGAAGTTGTCCATAAAATGAAAGCAAATGCCGGAGTCAATTTATTAACAGAAAATAAAAATCGAATTGGGAGACATTTTTATGACACTAGAAATCGTTTCTATATGGCCAAACAAAGAGGATTAAAAACTACAATTAAGTATTTTTTGAATCGAGTGTTTATGATTTTTGAAATACTATTTTCTAGATCCAGTGATAAATTTAAAAAAAATGGTGTATTAATTCATGGTTTATGGTCGGGAATTTGGTTTAGCCCTAAAATTGAATATTTAGATAAGAAGTTAGATAAGGGTGTGGAAAATGACCGATAA
- a CDS encoding glycosyltransferase produces MDNKIAILSNGLSGKGGTETVLSYVGNSREIKKHFDLVLFVFSKVKDESFFDHCGYSEVYKTELKSKVIRLIKLVKFLVNFKGSVVIITDPKLIPITKIVKQVLFKKYKIVFWSHYALDNVVLKENDAGIYIDFNKLKQSNYFLAISTGIKKELISNGIPSEKIKVIYNPLTPKTETILPSPSNCKFIYIARIQMDGQKNLKGLLTALDKVKGDWILEIYGSGNDYPKAQEFVKNHDNLRNKVIFKGWQLDPWGMVSEANALLLNSNYEGLPMVLAEAMSYGIPCVSSDCPTGPDDLIIPKKNGFLYKVGDYDQLSKYLNLFVDNRIKFNPVEIKKSIHFMYNNEYDKRFISEIDEIINND; encoded by the coding sequence TTGGATAATAAAATTGCAATATTATCTAATGGTCTGAGTGGTAAAGGCGGAACAGAAACGGTTTTATCTTATGTTGGTAACTCACGAGAAATTAAAAAACATTTTGATTTAGTCCTTTTTGTTTTTAGTAAAGTTAAAGATGAATCTTTTTTTGATCATTGTGGCTATTCAGAAGTCTATAAAACTGAATTAAAAAGTAAAGTGATCAGGTTAATTAAATTGGTTAAATTTTTGGTTAACTTTAAAGGATCAGTTGTGATTATTACTGATCCTAAACTCATCCCAATTACTAAAATAGTTAAACAGGTCTTATTTAAAAAATATAAAATTGTTTTTTGGAGTCACTATGCTTTAGATAATGTTGTGCTTAAAGAAAATGATGCTGGAATTTATATTGATTTCAATAAGTTGAAACAATCTAATTATTTTTTGGCAATTTCTACTGGAATTAAAAAAGAATTGATTTCTAATGGGATTCCATCAGAAAAAATAAAAGTAATTTATAATCCACTTACTCCCAAAACTGAAACTATTTTACCTTCCCCAAGCAACTGCAAATTTATTTATATCGCTAGAATTCAAATGGATGGTCAAAAGAATTTGAAGGGACTTTTGACTGCATTAGACAAGGTAAAAGGTGACTGGATTTTAGAGATTTATGGTTCTGGGAATGATTATCCCAAGGCCCAAGAATTTGTGAAAAATCATGATAATTTGCGTAATAAAGTCATTTTCAAAGGATGGCAATTAGATCCTTGGGGAATGGTTTCTGAGGCCAATGCATTGTTACTAAACTCTAATTATGAAGGATTGCCGATGGTGCTGGCTGAGGCTATGAGTTATGGAATTCCATGTGTCTCATCTGATTGTCCAACTGGTCCAGATGACTTAATTATTCCGAAAAAAAATGGATTTTTATATAAAGTGGGCGATTATGATCAGCTTAGTAAGTATTTAAATCTATTTGTAGATAATAGGATTAAGTTCAATCCAGTTGAAATCAAAAAGAGTATTCACTTTATGTATAATAATGAATATGATAAAAGATTCATTTCGGAAATTGATGAAATTATTAATAATGATTAA
- a CDS encoding GT-D fold domain-containing glycosyltransferase → MKFSTFLSKAINDIIYIPIYQLVYKKKYLKFNIAKIEETIDAVADKNISISRFGDGEFKWIHMTEQNSYEIESPKLSKRLLEVLNSTDPMVRICLPQAFRDPKILTATKYWEREMGKYGSKWSNDPNPEHYYLNTSVTRPYMDLIDKSVATYVFNRFKKHLQDKNVLMIEGDQTNFGKENDLLSNSRKITRLICPSKNAFENYNRILEDAKVRIYEKQIDIVLVALGPTATILAYDLTRLTGKQVLDVGHMDIEYSWYLNGDTKRVPVKGKAVNEVE, encoded by the coding sequence ATGAAATTTAGTACTTTTCTTAGCAAAGCAATTAATGATATTATCTATATTCCAATTTATCAACTTGTGTATAAAAAGAAATATTTAAAGTTTAATATTGCTAAAATTGAAGAAACTATAGATGCGGTTGCCGATAAAAATATTTCCATCAGCAGATTCGGTGATGGAGAGTTTAAATGGATTCATATGACGGAACAAAATTCTTATGAAATAGAATCTCCAAAATTAAGTAAGCGATTATTAGAGGTTCTTAATTCCACTGATCCAATGGTAAGAATTTGTTTACCTCAAGCATTTCGTGATCCTAAAATTTTAACTGCTACAAAATACTGGGAACGAGAAATGGGAAAATACGGATCCAAATGGTCTAATGATCCCAATCCTGAGCACTATTATTTAAATACTTCTGTCACGAGGCCATATATGGATTTAATTGATAAATCTGTGGCTACCTACGTTTTTAATCGTTTTAAAAAGCATTTGCAGGATAAAAATGTTTTGATGATTGAGGGAGACCAAACTAATTTTGGGAAGGAAAACGATTTATTAAGTAATTCCAGAAAAATTACCAGGTTGATCTGTCCAAGTAAAAACGCATTTGAAAATTATAATCGAATTTTAGAGGATGCCAAAGTAAGAATTTATGAAAAACAAATCGACATTGTGTTGGTTGCTTTGGGGCCAACTGCGACCATTCTTGCTTATGATTTGACTAGGTTAACTGGAAAACAAGTATTAGATGTTGGACATATGGATATTGAGTATAGCTGGTATCTAAATGGGGATACAAAAAGAGTTCCAGTTAAAGGGAAGGCAGTGAACGAGGTAGAGTAG
- a CDS encoding glycosyltransferase family 2 protein translates to MNDFDISIIMPAYNSEKTIGRAIDSIIKQKTKYKFELIVVDDGSKDNTIQIVKRKAANGNNINLLLQDHQFQAKARNLGIKKAKGKFIMFADDDDLYLHGFIEKMGNSIAEKQLVIAGIQKENNGEINLETNSLLESADSKEQLIGIYLTKNQEMDVGLWNKIFIKKVIEDNNISMSNDNFFEDSLFVLDYLLAINYRKIYFINEPLYDLKKRNGSTTNTFDSKLLEKCHNYINKVSLLVNENHLKQFLPAFKARIYLFYIHRNILTNQAWTSKQQVKILKPYISLETFKNLQVKYGIALLIARFLPQIYINLYKHKN, encoded by the coding sequence ATGAATGATTTTGATATCAGTATTATAATGCCAGCCTATAATTCAGAAAAAACAATTGGAAGAGCGATTGATTCGATTATTAAGCAAAAGACGAAGTATAAATTTGAGTTAATTGTCGTTGATGATGGTTCAAAAGATAACACAATTCAGATCGTCAAGAGAAAAGCAGCTAATGGGAATAACATTAATTTGTTATTACAAGACCACCAATTTCAAGCTAAAGCAAGAAATCTCGGGATAAAAAAAGCAAAAGGTAAATTTATTATGTTTGCGGATGATGACGATTTATATTTGCATGGGTTTATCGAAAAAATGGGGAATAGTATTGCTGAAAAACAACTAGTTATTGCTGGAATTCAAAAAGAAAATAATGGTGAGATAAATTTAGAGACGAATTCGTTATTAGAAAGTGCTGATAGTAAAGAACAATTAATCGGAATTTATCTGACTAAGAATCAAGAAATGGATGTAGGATTGTGGAACAAAATTTTCATAAAAAAAGTCATTGAAGATAATAACATTAGTATGAGTAATGACAATTTTTTTGAAGATAGTTTATTTGTATTAGATTATCTTTTAGCAATCAATTATCGGAAAATTTATTTTATTAATGAACCATTATATGATTTGAAAAAAAGAAATGGATCGACTACTAATACCTTTGATTCTAAGTTATTAGAAAAGTGTCACAATTACATCAACAAGGTTAGTTTACTGGTGAACGAAAATCATCTAAAACAATTTTTACCAGCGTTTAAGGCTAGAATATATTTGTTTTATATTCACCGAAATATCTTAACTAATCAAGCTTGGACTTCAAAGCAACAAGTTAAAATTTTAAAGCCATATATTTCCTTGGAAACATTCAAAAATTTGCAAGTTAAGTATGGGATTGCTTTATTGATAGCAAGATTTTTACCCCAGATTTACATTAATTTGTATAAACATAAAAATTAG
- a CDS encoding DUF4422 domain-containing protein has protein sequence MRIKILVATHKDALMPVKDDLYLPVLVGADQNFKDQKGYQLDNQGENISRLNPNFNELTAVYWAFKNLHNVDAVGLVHYRRLFSKHLSRNINNVLDYQEAEELLKKAPIVLPRKRHYVVETIYSHYVHSHHKEPLELTKKIIATDYPDYLLAFNQVMESRSAHMFNMFIMKTDYFNKYCEWLFGILFKVRGQLDISDYSEQEARVFGYLSELLMDVWIKTNNIDYVECNWIQTGDRHLVKKAIGFLKRKISSNVGEDNTHY, from the coding sequence ATGAGGATTAAAATTTTGGTTGCTACTCATAAAGATGCCCTAATGCCAGTTAAAGATGATCTCTATCTTCCTGTATTGGTGGGTGCTGATCAAAATTTTAAGGATCAAAAGGGATATCAACTTGATAATCAGGGTGAAAATATTTCTCGTTTGAATCCAAATTTTAATGAACTTACGGCTGTATACTGGGCATTTAAAAATTTACATAATGTTGATGCCGTTGGGCTTGTTCATTATCGTCGTTTGTTTAGTAAACACTTGTCTCGTAATATCAACAATGTTTTAGATTATCAAGAGGCTGAAGAGTTATTAAAAAAAGCACCAATTGTTTTACCAAGGAAGAGACATTATGTTGTTGAGACAATTTATTCACACTATGTTCATTCTCACCACAAGGAACCCTTGGAACTAACCAAAAAAATCATTGCAACTGATTATCCTGATTATTTACTGGCTTTTAATCAGGTCATGGAAAGTCGCTCTGCTCATATGTTCAATATGTTCATTATGAAAACCGATTATTTTAATAAATACTGTGAATGGTTGTTTGGAATATTATTTAAAGTAAGGGGTCAATTAGACATTTCTGATTATTCGGAACAAGAAGCCCGAGTATTTGGATATTTATCAGAACTATTAATGGATGTTTGGATTAAAACCAATAACATTGATTATGTAGAGTGTAACTGGATTCAAACTGGTGATCGTCACTTAGTTAAAAAAGCCATTGGTTTTTTAAAAAGAAAAATTTCAAGTAATGTTGGTGAAGATAATACCCATTATTAA